A single genomic interval of Tursiops truncatus isolate mTurTru1 chromosome 1, mTurTru1.mat.Y, whole genome shotgun sequence harbors:
- the HJV gene encoding hemojuvelin isoform X1 → MQECIDQKVYQAEVDNLPAAFEDGSINGGDRPGGSSLSIRTANPGSHVEIRAAYIGTTIIIRQTAGQLSFSIKVAEDVARAFSAEQDLQLCVGGCPPSQRLSRSERSRRGAITIDTARQLCKEGLPVEDAYFHSCVFDVLISGDPNFTVAAQAALEDARAFLPDLEKLHLFPSDAGVPLSSATLLAPLLSGVFVLWLCIQ, encoded by the coding sequence ATGCAGGAATGCATTGATCAGAAGGTCTACCAGGCTGAGGTGGACAATCTTCCCGCAGCCTTTGAAGATGGTTCTATCAATGGAGGTGACCGACCTGGGGGCTCAAGTTTATCCATTCGAACTGCTAACCCTGGGAGCCATGTGGAGATCCGAGCTGCCTACATTGGCACAACTATAATCATTCGGCAGACAGCTGGGCAGCTCTCCTTCTCCATCAAAGTAGCAGAGGATGTGGCCAGGGCCTTCTCAGCTGAGCAGGACTTGCAGCTCTGCGTTGGGGGATGCCCTCCAAGTCAGCGACTCTCACGCTCAGAGCGCAGTCGTCGGGGAGCTATAACCATTGATACTGCCAGACAGCTGTGCAAGGAAGGGCTGCCAGTTGAAGACGCTTACTTCCATTCCTGTGTCTTTGATGTTTTAATCTCTGGTGACCCCAACTTTACTGTGGCAGCGCAGGCAGCTCTGGAGGACGCCCGAGCCTTCCTGCCGGACTTGGAAAAACTGCACCTCTTCCCCTCGGATGCTGGGGTTCCTCTTTCCTCAGCAACCCTCCTAGCCCCACTCCTCTCTGGGGTCTTTGTTCTGTGGCTTTGCATTCAATAA
- the POLR3GL gene encoding DNA-directed RNA polymerase III subunit RPC7-like isoform X4 produces MASRGGGRGRGRGQLTFSMEAVGIGKGDALPPPTLQPSPLFPPLEFRPVPLPSGEEGEYVLALKQELRGAMRQLPYFIRPAVPKRDVERYSDKYQMSGPIDNAIDWNPDWRRLPRELKIRVRKLQKERTTILLPKRPPKTTEDKEETIQKLETLEKKEEEVTSEEDEEKEEEEEKEEEEEEEYDEEEHEEETDYIMSYFDNGEDFGGDSDDNMDEAIY; encoded by the exons ATGGCCAGCCGGGGTGGGGGCCGGGGTCGTGGCCGTGGCCAGTTGACCTTCAGCATGGAGGCTGTGGGCATTGGGAAGGGGGATGCtttgcccccacccaccctgcagcCTTCTCCACTCTTCCCT CCCTTGGAGTTCCGCCCAGTGCCTCTGCCctcaggagaggaaggggagtaTGTCCTGGCACTGAAGCAGGAGCTTCGAGGGGCCATGAGGCAGCTCCCCTACTTCATCCGGCCTGCTGTCCCCAAGAGAG ATGTGGAGCGTTACTCAGACAAATATCAGATGTCAGGGCCGATTGACAACGCCATAGATTGGAACCCTG ATTGGCGACGTCTACCCCGGGAGCTAAAGATCCGAGTACGGAAGCTACAGAAGGAGC GGACCACCATTCTACTCCCCAAGAGGCCCCCTAAGACCACAGAAGATAAGGAGGAGACAATACAGAAACTAGAG ACcctggagaagaaggaagaagaagtgaCTTCAGAGGAagatgaggagaaagaagaagaagaagagaaggaagaggaagaagaagaggagtaTGATGAAGAAGAGCATGAAGAG gAAACTGATTACATCATGTCATATTTTGACAATGGAGAGGACTTTGGGGGTGACAGTGATGACAATATGGATGAGGCTATATACTGA
- the TXNIP gene encoding thioredoxin-interacting protein, producing the protein MVMFKKIKSFEVVFNDPEKVYGSGEKVAGRVIVEVCEVTGVKAVRILACGMAKVLWMQGSQQCKQTLNYLRYEDTLLLDDQPTGENEMVIMRPGNKYEYKFGFELPQGPLGTSFKGKYGCVDYWVKAFLDRPSHPTQETKKNFEVMDLVDVNTPDLLAPVSAKKEKKVSCMFIPDGRVSVSAQIDRRGFCEGDEINIHADFENTSSRIVVPKAAIVARHTYLANGQTKMLTQKLSSVRGNHIISGTCASWRGKSLRVQKIRPSILGCNILRVEYSLLIYVSVPGSKKVILDLPLVIGSRSGLSSRTSSMASRTSSEMSWVDLNIPDTPEAPPCYMDIIPEDHRLESLTTPLLDDTDGSQDSPIFMYAPEFKFMPPPTYTEVDPCILNNNVQ; encoded by the exons ATGGTGATGTTCAAGAAGATCAAGTCTTTCGAGGTGGTCTTTAACGACCCCGAAAAGGTGTACGGCAGTGGGGAGAAGGTGGCTGGCCGGGTGATAGTGGAGGTGTGTGAAGTCACTGGAGTCAAAGCTGTCAGGATCCTGGCTTGCGGAATGGCCAAGGTCCTGTGGATGCAGGGATCCCAACAGTGCAAACAGACATTGAACTACCTGCGCTACGAAGACACGCTTCTCCTGGACGACCAGCCAACAG GTGAGAATGAGATGGTGATCATGAGACCTGGAAACAAATATGAATACAAGTTTGGCTTTGAGCTTCCTCAGGG GCCTCTGGGAACatctttcaaaggaaaatatgGGTGTGTAGACTACTGGGTGAAGGCTTTTCTTGATCGCCCCAGCCACCCAACTcaggagacaaagaaaaactttGAAGTGATGGATCTAGTGGATGTCAATACCCCTGATTTACTG GCACCTGTGTCTgctaaaaaggagaagaaagtttCCTGCATGTTTATTCCTGATGGGCGGGTGTCCGTCTCTGCCCAAATAGACAGAAGAGGATTCTGTGAAG GTGATGAGATTAACATCCATGCTGACTTTGAGAATACGAGTTCCCGCATTGTGGTCCCCAAAGCTGCCATTGTTGCCCGCCACACTTACCTTGCCAATGGCCAAACCAAGATGCTGACGCAGAAGTTGTCATCGGTCAGAGGCAATCATATTATCTCAGGAACTTGCGCATCATGGCGTGGCAAGAGCCTTCGGGTGCAGAAGATCAGGCCTTCTATCTTGGGCTGCAACATCCTTCGAGTTGAATACTCCTTACTG ATCTACGTTAGCGTCCCTGGCTCCAAGAAAGTCATTCTTGACCTGCCCCTGGTAATTGGCAGCAGGTCAGGCCTCAGTAGCCGGACATCCAGCATGGCCAGCCGAACCAGTTCTGAGATGAGTTGGGTAGATCTAAACATCCCCGATACCCCAGAAG CTCCTCCTTGCTATATGGATATTATTCCTGAAGATCACCGATTGGAGAGCCTCACTACTCCTCTGCTGGATGACACAGATGGTTCTCAAGACAGCCCTATTTTTATGTATGCTCCTGAGTTCAAGTTCATGCCACCACCTACTTACACTGAG gTGGATCCCTGCATCCTCAACAACAATGTGCAGTGA
- the HJV gene encoding hemojuvelin isoform X2: protein MGDPGQSPSPWCPHGSPPTLSILTLLLLLCGHAHSQCKILRCNAEYVSSTLSLRGGGSPGALRGGGRGGGVGSSGLCRALRSYALCTRRTARTCRGDLAFHSAVHGIEDLMIQHNCSRQGPTAPPPPRGPALPGAGPVRSSGPPAPDPCDYEGRFFRLNGQPPGFLHCASFGDPHVRSFHHHFHTCRVQGAWPLLDNDFLFVQATSSPVASGANATTTRKLTIIFKNMQECIDQKVYQAEVDNLPAAFEDGSINGGDRPGGSSLSIRTANPGSHVEIRAAYIGTTIIIRQTAGQLSFSIKVAEDVARAFSAEQDLQLCVGGCPPSQRLSRSERSRRGAITIDTARQLCKEGLPVEDAYFHSCVFDVLISGDPNFTVAAQAALEDARAFLPDLEKLHLFPSDAGVPLSSATLLAPLLSGVFVLWLCIQ from the exons ATGGGGGATCCAGGCCAGTCCCCTAGTCCCTGGTGCCCCCATGGCAGTCCCCCAACTCTAAGCATTCTCACTCTCCTGCTGCTCCTCTGTGGACATG CTCATTCTCAGTGCAAGATCCTCCGCTGCAATGCTGAGTATGTATCTTCCACTCTGAGCCTTAGAGGTGGGGGTTCACCAGGAGCCCTTCGAGGAGGAGGccggggtggaggggtgggctcCAGCGGCCTCTGCCGAGCCCTCCGCTCCTACGCGCTCTGCACTCGGCGCACGGCCCGCACCTGCCGCGGGGACCTCGCCTTCCATTCTGCTGTGCACGGCATCGAAGACCTGATGATCCAGCACAACTGCTCCCGCCAGGGCCCCacggcccctcccccaccccggggccCAGCCCTTCCAGGCGCAGGCCCGGTGCGCTCCTCTGGTCCCCCAGCCCCGGACCCCTGTGACTATGAAGGCCGGTTTTTCCGGCTGAACGGTCAGCCCCCAGGCTTCTTGCATTGCGCCTCCTTCGGGGACCCTCACGTGCGCAGCTTCCATCACCACTTTCACACGTGCCGTGTCCAAGGAGCTTGGCCCTTGCTGGATAATGACTTCCTTTTTGTCCAGGCCACCAGCTCCCCCGTGGCATCGGGGGCCAACGCCACCACCACCCGGAAG CTCACCATTATATTTAAGAACATGCAGGAATGCATTGATCAGAAGGTCTACCAGGCTGAGGTGGACAATCTTCCCGCAGCCTTTGAAGATGGTTCTATCAATGGAGGTGACCGACCTGGGGGCTCAAGTTTATCCATTCGAACTGCTAACCCTGGGAGCCATGTGGAGATCCGAGCTGCCTACATTGGCACAACTATAATCATTCGGCAGACAGCTGGGCAGCTCTCCTTCTCCATCAAAGTAGCAGAGGATGTGGCCAGGGCCTTCTCAGCTGAGCAGGACTTGCAGCTCTGCGTTGGGGGATGCCCTCCAAGTCAGCGACTCTCACGCTCAGAGCGCAGTCGTCGGGGAGCTATAACCATTGATACTGCCAGACAGCTGTGCAAGGAAGGGCTGCCAGTTGAAGACGCTTACTTCCATTCCTGTGTCTTTGATGTTTTAATCTCTGGTGACCCCAACTTTACTGTGGCAGCGCAGGCAGCTCTGGAGGACGCCCGAGCCTTCCTGCCGGACTTGGAAAAACTGCACCTCTTCCCCTCGGATGCTGGGGTTCCTCTTTCCTCAGCAACCCTCCTAGCCCCACTCCTCTCTGGGGTCTTTGTTCTGTGGCTTTGCATTCAATAA